The segment ttaagtatATCTTATTTACATGTGTACAACAATGTATATTTACTAAGTTCTCATAGACAAATAAATGGTTTGCTATGAAGTGTGATTGTTTAACATACAAATTACATTTTCCAAATAAGTATCTCCTGACCTTCTTCAAAAACAGTTTATTAGTTTCAAATATCAATAACCTACCTAATATTATCTCATACATTTTTTAATACAACTTCTATCAAGGAATTTCTTTTGTGGTAACATTGTTCAAAAACAACTATATTAgtgattattttctttttatcttcCTGTCCTAATCTAAATGTAAAGAAAATGTTTCACATTTCAGAGAAACATCAGGGCCAGATTTGTCATTATCTGAAGTAAGTAGTTGCCTGGTGTCACTGCTACTCAAACAGACCTGCTTGGTCATGTGACATAATGCAatgattatttttatacatttgatCATTTGATCTCCTACAATATTACTGCCAGTGCCTAGTGCCACATCTGATCTTGAGAATTGATATCCACATCAAGCACAGATATGACAGTAGTGCTAGTGTAATGCAGTTATGCACAGAGGGTAAAAAGAGGATTGACTTGTGTCTAGgaaataataaaattgaactaTGTAAGTTCCTAAGATTTTGTGTTTATTAAATGATCACTGGGGTAATGTGTATCACCAgaaaaaaatatatgctaaatGCCCAAGGTGGGTATCAAAACATCAATAGTGTGTGGGTTTAAAAGtgtctgtatattgtttttttaccaTGTAGAATGACCAGACGCACATCTTTTGAGGTTTGGTAGCTCCCAAATAATATAAAGACCTAAATATGGGTACTTGATTGTTATCTATGCAAcagtaaattacttaaaaaacattATGTATATATGTTCAAGGTAGATTGCATGAAGAGTGGAATAAAACCCCTCCAATAAAGGCATGGCCATGAACACATCTTTAAACTGAGGAGCTTCCACTCTCTGTGCCTTCAATTGTCAAGTGACATCCATATTAGTGAATGAACTTAAGTTATTTTTAtcaactaaattaaaaaaagttgtggCTGTGACTTTTTTGGtttcccaaaaaaaatatttatattaatttgtttatttaaaaatacctACTAAATGTGCAGCCCTCAGTGTCAACGCATCAACATATCAATTGCATAAGTAAGCCataatatttgatttgattttaaagcaaaatgtgcacaatattaatTAACAACACAgtttgaaaaaacaacaacttttaattgGAAATTGATAGAGATGATTTCAAATAATCAGCAATATGTGAAATGACACCATAACATTACAAAACGCTCAATGGTCCAAAAAAGGGTGTCACTCTTTTGGAGTTATTGCATTAAAGCAACATGGTCCTTATGGTCAATTATAAACTGTTTAAATGAGGGATTATGAATGAGATCTTTAGAGATACATTTAATCTCTCATTTTAGAAGATATTTTAGTTTATATGTACTAGTTTCATTCATTTGTGTTTGTATTCCTACAacacatcttatttttttttataaaatgaaacTTTATTTAAAGCAAAACTGCAGTTAGAAAGTTCCTATGTTCACAGAAATGATCATAAGTACAAATTTGGAGTTTTGTAATATAAATAAATCATGAAACAATTAAGAATCAACACTAAGTTCAGCATTCACATATGAACAGTGTCATCAGATACTGCAGTTTGAGTTTTATGCCAGGGATCTAATACTATACTATCTATATCTAATAGCTTATTCCAAACGAATAACCACAGTATTATTATCAGAGACACTTCACTGTCTTTTACTCATCAACCTAAACCATATACTAAAGTGATTGGGTATTTCAGGGGATGGACCAGATACTATAGTTTCCTTGAGTTCATGTTTTAGTGGTGACAGGGGTCTGTCAATACATTTAAAGCCAATAAGTGTTTCATAATTAAACACATTTGAAAAACACTGGaataaagcatgtttttttttatcctgcaAGAAtcaaaacataaataagcactactaaattaaagtggaaaataaactaactttgatgtaataGTCCTTTTTACACTTGAACTCTGAATGATGTGATAAAAGTTCAAGTCCAATTAAGTTAAGTCCACATACTGTAGTTAAACAACCAGTTCCTCACCACTAAAGCAGAAGAACGGAGGACTGACTTGTAGATTAAAAAAAAGCAATTTCTGATGTACTAGATTAACTacataaataatcaaatatttgtttacatataaaaaatattttacaattaatatTTAATGCAGCTTTGGACAGTGCATAGTCGGTGGTGTATTCAATCAGCAAAGCCATTATGTCATACGCTGTTAAatttgaagagagagagagagaagtggggGCATACAAATATAAAATCTGTTGAGTCTAAAAAAATAGTAGCTCTAATTAATTAGCTGCAATTATAACTGCAAATGGTAAAACTGGTTAATTAAAACAACCACTCTGGtttttgttttctgcttttttttttttttaatgctttttttgaACTTGTAACTAGTACATTCCCTTGGATTGCTTTCTGCCAACAATAATATTAATGAATTGTAGCATGTTGTTTTGATTGTAGGAATTACATGCTGCAGCTTTCAAACATCCACATGTCATCCCAGCAGCATATGGACAAGCCTTTAATTAACAGTTCACATGCCAGCTAAAGTCCACTTCAGGCTTCAGCTACTGATTTAACAGTTTACTCACTGTAACTATATCCATTTAACAATTAATGAGAAATATTTCACTAGAGACACTAAGTTGTTAAAAGGACCATAAAGTAACTTATTTTTCCCAGAAACGAAGAATCATTTTATTCTAGTAATAAAACGTTACTTTAAATGACATTAACCCTTGCTACAcaaattattttgtttctttttgataTCACACTAAAGAGAAATACCAACACGTCAAATTGCACACAAATGTACATTTAGTCTGACTCTTAAGTGTTTGAATGCATATTCCTATAGTTATCAGTTTTCAGAATAATAAACACTTACCAACCCATGTGAAGTTTGGATCCCAGACAGACCACATCTGAATGGTGAAGAATGGAGCCCAGCAAATGACATATGCAGAAACGATTACAAAAGTCATTTTTACTGTCCTGATCTTAGCTCTGGATATGGTTTTTACACTGCTAACTGATGTGGACAATAGTCCACTCTTCCTTGTTCCTTCAGTCTCTTCCTTTTTTGTCTTGACTTGGATATTTCTCCAAATGTTGTAGCAGATAAACCCGTAGCAGGTCAAGAGGATTAACACTGGTACAATGAAGATGCCAGTGGTCATCCAAGTGATGTAAGCTTTTAATCCCCATGGCAAAAAGTGCCCCCAGCAATCATATATGTTTGTGCCCTCTTTCACCTCGCTAAGAGAGAATATAAAGTACTGGGGGATGCTAAGAATAAAGCTAAGGAGCCAAGCTGTTGTTATCATCACGTATGATCTTTTTGTGGGCTGGTGGAGAGTCTTCAGAGGGTGGCAGATAGCTATGTACCTGTCAGCTGTCATAACCACCAACATATAAGCTGAGGCAAACATCCCAAAAACTTGGAGGTGCTTAATTATTCTGCACATGGCATCTGGACCATAAAAACGGTAAGTGATGTCCCAGCACAGCTGGGGTAGGACCTGGAAAAAAGCTACTACCAGGTCTGCTATACTTAAGTGCTTGATGAATAGGTGCATCCTTGACATCTTCTTTTTGGACTTGTAGAGACCTAGCAGCACACTGCAGTTGCCCACCACAGCAGCTATAAAGATTATGGCTAATACTGCTATTTCAATTTTTGCCACTTCTTCATTTCTATATTGCAAATCAGAATGATTGCTTGCGCTAGAATTAATGCTGATGTTGGGAAGAATAGGGAAAATGGTAGTGAATGTATTATCTTGGTTCCAAACAGGTTTCCAGCTGGTGTTGTTTGCAAAAGTATTTTGGATGGAATTCTGAGGACTATTAAGGAGATGCATGCTGATAGCCGTGTGCCTGAGATTACCTTCAAAAGCTCAGAGATACTTCACTGCTTAGAGTCTGGTAAATATTCTGAGAACAGCTGCAACACGTTTCTCCTGCGCTTCTCTTCTCTCCAGGTCTGTGAGCAGCTTGTGTGATGAACTGCACAGCTTCTAGAGAAACGCCTTCCAGGGTTAGAACTGGAGATATTTATGTGTGTCTCCTGTTTTTTTCTAAAGGGGGCAGAGACAGTCGTGGTAAGTCACTGTCTGGCGTCATGCCCACTTGTGACTGCGTTTAGCATGTGTACAACAGCATCAGTCGTGGAACGTACAGTATGGAAATGGGAATTGTGGCATTAAACTGGTATCAGATTTAAGCAGTCTGCTATATATTGAGTAATAAAAACCTTATTTTATATGATTCAAATGTTTTAATTTAGATATATTCaattatgattatttaaaaaagtaATAGATTATTTAAGAAACGGTGTCAATACTGAAGTATTCACTCAAAAAATAACATCACAGAGAATACTGCACAAAAATTCATATCTGCAATGTATTTTAAATCGTGATCACTTGCATCTGAATACATTCTAAATATAAATGATTGTCACCACTTTAGAAATAACAAACGTTTTCCTCGCTATTTATACTAGTGATAAACCCTGACCACTTGGCTGTAAAATTGATTATTGATCCCTGTCAGCTGAGTGGTTATCTTAATATCGAAACGTTGCAAATCTACTTTATAATCTCCATAGCTTTAACAAATCAGATCAGATAATGCCATAAATTACCCCTAAATAAAGGTCATAGTGCTCtggggtttaataaatatttattcagcAGGGTAACAGGATGCAGAATATTCTGAATATGAACTAGGAATGATTTCTGTGTACCAAGAAAATATTAAGAGGTCACATCAGTCTTGTTAATACACCTGTATGACACTCCCCACAGTTAGCaccttgtatcttttttttttaaggactttgagtgttttacatattttttttcatcTAGCGATAAGTATCAATATGATGCTCCCAATGTGAATGCTGGTAATTAACccaatttaaattatttattaatttgtcTAGTGCTAAACTTAAGTTTACATAAATACCACAtggctttattttaattttatttttttattcttctaatCTTATTCTCCACGTGTAAAGACAAATTAAATGTATTTCCCTTCCCTTCACCTTCACTACACCATATGGTTTAaaggtttcttttatgattcagagcattcgATTTTGAAAAAacccttttcattttacttctattatcaaatgtacttcattttcttggtatcctttgttggaggaacagcaattcactactgggagctagctgagcacatttggtAAGCCAATAATCAGAGGCATTtacgtgcagtcaccaattagcagctactttgctcctgagcctacctatatatgcttttcaatagACGTGCATTCATCTACTTTGGGAGCAAAATAATGCCTAAGAGGGTGGCCGCTAGCATTAGTCTATTTTCTaaactggatttcttcttgtgcaacacactaagatccgcACAAATAGCAGAATTCCGCTGGCAGTCACCATCTTTGGCATACTGTTACTCCCGAAATAGACAAATGCATGTctacttttaacaaaggataccaagaaaatgaagcaaattagataatagaagtacattggaatgctaTTTAAATCAACATGCTCATGCTGATCCATCAAAATGTACCCTTTTACTTTATAAATCCAAACACATTGATACTAcagaagatatttttttttctattttatgaaTTTGTTTTCTTAACAATAAATAGGTGAATATGTATTGCATATCTAATAAGTTTATTAGTGCCTCATATACTGAACATATGCACTAAGACAAAAACAAACCCAAAGCTCACACAAAATCTTTTTATCTAAATATGAAGAGGTAAATCTACATGTTGTATTTTGGTGaatgttgtttttttacaaaactgtgtttattttacaatacatctgCTTCTCCTTAGATATCTAGaagcttgtttttcttttccatCTTAAAAATCAAACAGACAGTATTAAGTGGAAAACAATTTCCACATGGCTGAGATTTTCTTAGTTATTTccaaccagtttttttttttttataaggttccTAAAATTAACATAATCCATTGTACTACgttgctattttttattttcatccTTTAATCATTATGTTATGCAACAAAACTGGGTACCAAAGGAagcattatacatttatttatgctTATGGTCATTTCTATGTACAGTACATTGTGTATTCTGTAGAGTAAGGATGCGTTTCTATGAATTTGGTATTTGTTTTGACCAGTTTATCATTTGAAATTGTCATAGGGATGgtatttaaaaaactaatttctAGTATTTATGGCAGTTATATTCTCAATAGAATAATGCATACATTTGGTCCCTTTTTACAAAACCTTTTTTTGAACaagagattaagggctagattaaaagtggagtgctaatttattgcacgcccataaacagacaaatttgcccgtttatggtcGTGCGATAAATAACCCACCATTACAGATCtcaggttaattttttaaaaaagtggcccaattggccccaaattaaagggtaatgctacatttttttttattaataaaaaatacctGCAGGAAGCGGTTTTTAGGAATTAAAAGTGGCTgctgaggggtgttagaaaaaaacagcactgaaaagtgcctttacattgtggtctattgggaactgtgtgttctctgtaaatatagatgtaaatgcttatatacaaatatatttatgtgttaatatactgtatgcttattatattataatcatatacatatatatttaacatgtgctgcccatcactgcattacttacccccttcacttcgctaggttctcatgccgggTCTT is part of the Bombina bombina isolate aBomBom1 chromosome 6, aBomBom1.pri, whole genome shotgun sequence genome and harbors:
- the AVPR1A gene encoding vasopressin V1a receptor; this encodes MHLLNSPQNSIQNTFANNTSWKPVWNQDNTFTTIFPILPNISINSSASNHSDLQYRNEEVAKIEIAVLAIIFIAAVVGNCSVLLGLYKSKKKMSRMHLFIKHLSIADLVVAFFQVLPQLCWDITYRFYGPDAMCRIIKHLQVFGMFASAYMLVVMTADRYIAICHPLKTLHQPTKRSYVMITTAWLLSFILSIPQYFIFSLSEVKEGTNIYDCWGHFLPWGLKAYITWMTTGIFIVPVLILLTCYGFICYNIWRNIQVKTKKEETEGTRKSGLLSTSVSSVKTISRAKIRTVKMTFVIVSAYVICWAPFFTIQMWSVWDPNFTWVESENVAVTVTALLGSLNSCCNPWIYMFFSGHLLQDFIRSFPCRKIKNALYKEDSDSSTRRQTSFTRLQTRSPSNSIDNWKESPNSTRSTRLLYIQT